From a region of the Pan paniscus chromosome 19, NHGRI_mPanPan1-v2.0_pri, whole genome shotgun sequence genome:
- the SOST gene encoding sclerostin translates to MQLPLALCLVCLLVHTAFCVVEGQGWQAFKNDATEIIPELGEYPEPPPELENNKTMNRAENGGRPPHHPFETKDVSEYSCRELHFTRYVTDGPCRSAKPVTELVCSGQCGPARLLPNAIGRGKWWRPSGPDFRCIPDRYRAQRVQLLCPGGAAPRARKVRLVASCKCKRLTRFHNQSELKDFGTEAARPQKGRKPRPRARSAKANQAELENAY, encoded by the exons ATGCAGCTCCCACTGGCCCTGTGTCTCGTCTGCCTGCTGGTACACACAGCCTTCTGTGTAGTGGAGGGCCAGGGGTGGCAGGCGTTCAAGAATGATGCCACGGAAATCATCCCCGAGCTCGGAGAGTACCCCGAGCCTCCACCGGAGCTGGAGAACAACAAGACCATGAACCGGGCGGAGAACGGAGGGCGGCCTCCCCACCACccctttgagaccaaag ACGTGTCCGAGTACAGCTGCCGCGAGCTGCACTTCACCCGCTACGTGACCGATGGGCCGTGCCGCAGCGCCAAGCCGGTCACCGAGCTGGTGTGCTCCGGCCAGTGCGGCCCGGCGCGCCTGCTGCCCAACGCCATCGGCCGCGGCAAGTGGTGGCGACCTAGTGGGCCCGACTTCCGCTGCATCCCCGACCGCTACCGCGCGCAGCGCGTGCAGCTGCTGTGTCCCGGTGGTGCGGCGCCGCGCGCGCGCAAGGTGCGCCTGGTGGCCTCGTGCAAGTGCAAGCGCCTCACCCGCTTCCACAACCAGTCGGAGCTCAAGGACTTCGGGACCGAGGCCGCTCGGCCGCAGAAGGGCCGGAAGCCGCGGCCCCGCGCCCGGAGCGCCAAAGCCAACCAGGCCGAGCTGGAGAACGCCTACTAG